In Calliopsis andreniformis isolate RMS-2024a chromosome 6, iyCalAndr_principal, whole genome shotgun sequence, a single genomic region encodes these proteins:
- the Myd gene encoding stromal cell derived factor mayday isoform X2 — protein MYLSYFVHKITCNSQLRCLRFLRWTILVPLIIYLSLLFVKYNKKVPLKSLTSPSAEKDSEGTMIENLFVELEAVTANKRDLERYREMGLDRRDEQSIREAEEAENHENPRTLLEDIFQRADTDRNQLLDIQELAKWIHTKITEHISRAMRENVGLFTAIDNNPRNGEVSWEEYHAYFLRSHGFPDSYVNSHDKKHSDMSRTLKESIMRDRARWAEAARNDPERLALDEFLAFTHPESSHRALLQMVEDLFEKFDRDGDEQLTEDEFSDLPSEGIGLDLREDKHETVGGSQDRRKEFRHLIDKNKNGKADRTELLTF, from the exons ATGTACCTTTCTTATTTT GTACACAAAATTACTTGCAATTCTCAACTTAGGTGTCTTCGCTTTCTTCGTTGGACCATACTAGTACCTCTTATCATTTATCTATCACTCCTTTTTGTCAAGTATAACAAGAAGGTTCCTTTAAAGAGTCTGACATCTCCTTCAGCGGAGAAAGACAGTGAAGGGACGATGATCGAGAATTTGTTCGTCGAACTGGAAGCAGTTACAGCAAACAAAAGGGATTTGGAACGATATAGAGAGATGGGACTAGATCGCAGAGATGAGCAAAGCATCAGAGAGGCGGAAGAAGCAGAGAATCATGAGAACCCGAGAACTCTGCTCGAGGATATATTTCAAAGGGCCGACACCGATCGAAATCAACTGTTAGACATCCAGGAACTAGCTAAATGGATTCACACGAAGATCACAGAGCATATTAGCCGCGCTATGAGGGAGAATGTCGGCCTGTTTACTGCGATCGATAATAATCCACGAAACG GAGAAGTATCATGGGAAGAATACCATGCTTACTTTCTCAGGTCCCATGGTTTTCCTGACAGCTATGTAAATTCACATGACAAAAAACACAGTGATATGTCGCGGACATTAAAAGAGAGTATTATGAGGGATAGAGCTCGATGGGCAGAAGCAGCTAGAAATGATCCAGAAAGATTGGCACTTGATGAGTTCTTAGCTTTCACTCATCCTGAAAGTAGTCATAGAGCTCTTCTCCAAATGGTAGAGGATCTGTTTGAGAAGTTTG ATCGTGATGGAGATGAGCAACTTACAGAAGATGAGTTCTCAGATTTACCCTCTGAAGGGATAGGGTTGGACTTGAGAGAAGATAAACATGAAACTGTGGGTGGAAGTCAAGATAGGCGAAAAGAATTTCGACACCTCATTGACAAAAataagaatggaaaagctgatagaaCAGAACTGTTG ACTTTCTAG
- the Myd gene encoding stromal cell derived factor mayday isoform X1: MYLSYFVHKITCNSQLRCLRFLRWTILVPLIIYLSLLFVKYNKKVPLKSLTSPSAEKDSEGTMIENLFVELEAVTANKRDLERYREMGLDRRDEQSIREAEEAENHENPRTLLEDIFQRADTDRNQLLDIQELAKWIHTKITEHISRAMRENVGLFTAIDNNPRNGEVSWEEYHAYFLRSHGFPDSYVNSHDKKHSDMSRTLKESIMRDRARWAEAARNDPERLALDEFLAFTHPESSHRALLQMVEDLFEKFDRDGDEQLTEDEFSDLPSEGIGLDLREDKHETVGGSQDRRKEFRHLIDKNKNGKADRTELLMYIDPRNPRHAIQEAQHLINLSDTNLDGKLNLSEILSKMDLFLGSKMVDTEGSFHDEF; the protein is encoded by the exons ATGTACCTTTCTTATTTT GTACACAAAATTACTTGCAATTCTCAACTTAGGTGTCTTCGCTTTCTTCGTTGGACCATACTAGTACCTCTTATCATTTATCTATCACTCCTTTTTGTCAAGTATAACAAGAAGGTTCCTTTAAAGAGTCTGACATCTCCTTCAGCGGAGAAAGACAGTGAAGGGACGATGATCGAGAATTTGTTCGTCGAACTGGAAGCAGTTACAGCAAACAAAAGGGATTTGGAACGATATAGAGAGATGGGACTAGATCGCAGAGATGAGCAAAGCATCAGAGAGGCGGAAGAAGCAGAGAATCATGAGAACCCGAGAACTCTGCTCGAGGATATATTTCAAAGGGCCGACACCGATCGAAATCAACTGTTAGACATCCAGGAACTAGCTAAATGGATTCACACGAAGATCACAGAGCATATTAGCCGCGCTATGAGGGAGAATGTCGGCCTGTTTACTGCGATCGATAATAATCCACGAAACG GAGAAGTATCATGGGAAGAATACCATGCTTACTTTCTCAGGTCCCATGGTTTTCCTGACAGCTATGTAAATTCACATGACAAAAAACACAGTGATATGTCGCGGACATTAAAAGAGAGTATTATGAGGGATAGAGCTCGATGGGCAGAAGCAGCTAGAAATGATCCAGAAAGATTGGCACTTGATGAGTTCTTAGCTTTCACTCATCCTGAAAGTAGTCATAGAGCTCTTCTCCAAATGGTAGAGGATCTGTTTGAGAAGTTTG ATCGTGATGGAGATGAGCAACTTACAGAAGATGAGTTCTCAGATTTACCCTCTGAAGGGATAGGGTTGGACTTGAGAGAAGATAAACATGAAACTGTGGGTGGAAGTCAAGATAGGCGAAAAGAATTTCGACACCTCATTGACAAAAataagaatggaaaagctgatagaaCAGAACTGTTG ATGTACATAGATCCTAGAAATCCAAGGCATGCCATTCAAGAAGCCCAACATTTAATAAATCTATCAGATACCAATCTTGATGGAAAGTTAAATCTCTCAGAGATTCTGAGTAAAATGGACCTATTCTTGGGCAGCAAGATGGTAGATACTGAAGGAAGTTTTCATGATGAGTTTTAG